A single window of Pontiella agarivorans DNA harbors:
- a CDS encoding sulfatase family protein: protein MKLKYRVLFTLLVPVFSNAVEKPNIVVLLADDASWSSFGCMPDHLTAHTPNIDKLASEGMRFDRFFCAAAMCAPTRHELYTSLHPATSGMYDNGCRPAGKYPNMVDWLEELGYNVGLTGKLHFNSPTKFEKIEGFPERANDREYTWSYDGLEAFMRRSMHEKKPFCAMVCSIHSHSPWTCGDTSQFPLDEIKVPSRLPDTPATRTVLAAQAAEVTELDRQVGETLALIDQLGLKDETIFVFLSEQGTEMPTGKYSLYNYGTRAVALFRWPGKIKAGTSTEAVAMYADVVPSLLELVGGSVPEQIDGFSFKDVLLSEGEGQRRYATPTYFGHYQRSIIDGRFKLIHRERPISNYSLPLITGPEDDRLHARAWKEWNVLAETDSDIRKQLELIKQPPEWELYEIGTDPFEVNNLAPNPEYAAVLKRMQAALQDEMTRLGDSYDAFVPKNQRPHLKHRKRRIK, encoded by the coding sequence ATGAAATTGAAATACAGGGTGCTGTTCACCCTGCTGGTTCCCGTATTTTCTAATGCCGTGGAAAAACCGAATATTGTAGTGCTACTGGCCGACGATGCCAGCTGGTCATCCTTTGGCTGTATGCCGGATCATTTGACGGCACATACGCCGAATATTGATAAGCTGGCGAGTGAGGGAATGCGGTTTGATCGCTTCTTTTGTGCGGCCGCCATGTGTGCTCCGACGAGGCATGAGCTTTATACGTCGCTTCATCCTGCGACAAGTGGGATGTATGACAATGGCTGCCGACCGGCGGGGAAGTATCCCAATATGGTCGATTGGCTGGAAGAGCTCGGTTACAACGTGGGCTTGACCGGAAAGCTGCATTTTAACAGTCCGACTAAATTTGAAAAGATTGAAGGGTTTCCGGAACGTGCGAATGATCGGGAATACACGTGGAGTTATGATGGACTGGAAGCCTTTATGCGTCGGTCCATGCACGAGAAAAAACCGTTCTGCGCAATGGTGTGTTCCATACATTCGCATTCGCCCTGGACGTGTGGTGACACATCGCAGTTTCCGTTGGATGAAATCAAGGTTCCGTCGCGCCTGCCAGATACACCGGCAACACGAACGGTATTAGCTGCGCAGGCGGCTGAGGTTACAGAGCTCGACCGACAGGTTGGTGAGACGTTAGCGCTGATTGATCAACTCGGTTTAAAGGACGAGACGATTTTCGTATTTCTAAGTGAGCAGGGAACGGAGATGCCGACGGGAAAATATTCCCTCTATAATTATGGAACCCGGGCGGTTGCATTGTTCCGGTGGCCAGGAAAGATTAAGGCCGGCACATCAACTGAAGCGGTTGCGATGTATGCGGATGTGGTACCCAGCCTATTGGAGCTCGTTGGCGGTTCCGTTCCTGAGCAGATTGATGGATTCAGTTTCAAGGATGTTTTGCTGTCGGAAGGAGAGGGTCAGCGTCGGTATGCAACACCTACCTATTTCGGCCATTATCAGCGTTCCATAATTGATGGACGTTTTAAGCTGATTCATCGGGAGCGGCCGATTTCGAATTACAGTCTGCCATTGATCACGGGGCCGGAGGATGATCGCCTGCATGCGAGGGCCTGGAAGGAATGGAATGTTTTGGCTGAAACTGATTCTGATATCCGAAAACAGTTGGAGCTTATAAAGCAGCCACCCGAGTGGGAATTGTATGAAATCGGTACAGACCCGTTTGAGGTAAATAATCTGGCACCAAATCCTGAATATGCGGCCGTTTTAAAACGCATGCAGGCCGCTCTTCAGGATGAAATGACGCGGTTGGGTGATTCCTATGATGCCTTTGTTCCGAAAAACCAGCGTCCGCATTTGAAGCACCGCAAGAGAAGAATTAAATAA
- a CDS encoding sulfatase-like hydrolase/transferase → MLKQLRLLICTGTSAILAYGAEQPLNVIVVMADDLGYECLESYGCEVYQTPQLNKMAEAGVQFSNANAQPICTPSRVQIMTGKYNVKNYFAFARLLDTESTFGNTFRDAGYKTCVVGKWQLSSDYKSPAKFGFDEYCLWKINNKEERYVSPGLVTNGKHETYPGQYGPDIQQAYALDFIRRNKENPFLLYYPMTLVHKPFQPTPDSADWNPNGDPWLNDEKYFSDMINYMDKLVGQLIATVEQLGLSENTLILFTGDNGTTRTITTRCNGKDIAGGKGYTTDAGTHVPLIAKWQGKANAGSMINDLVDFSDIYTTICDASNVKPKEDVTTNLDGISFLPQILGIKGTPRDHSYCWYMERTDSSDIRQFVHNNTYKLYDTGLLFNKVLDPLEKSPLAPSSMSEKEREIKQRFHIKLEHYASLRPPEIQALVKPIAKKHRNKKK, encoded by the coding sequence ATGTTAAAGCAATTACGTTTACTGATTTGCACTGGAACCTCTGCGATATTGGCCTACGGAGCCGAACAGCCATTGAATGTTATTGTGGTTATGGCAGACGATCTGGGCTACGAGTGTCTGGAATCGTATGGTTGCGAAGTCTATCAAACACCCCAACTGAATAAAATGGCTGAAGCCGGTGTTCAGTTTTCAAACGCCAATGCCCAACCCATCTGCACCCCGTCCCGGGTTCAGATTATGACCGGAAAATACAACGTTAAAAACTATTTCGCCTTCGCCAGACTGCTGGATACCGAATCCACATTCGGCAATACCTTCCGTGATGCGGGTTATAAAACCTGCGTAGTCGGAAAATGGCAGTTAAGTTCCGATTATAAATCGCCGGCCAAATTCGGGTTCGATGAATATTGCCTATGGAAAATAAACAATAAAGAGGAACGCTATGTGAGCCCCGGCCTGGTCACCAATGGAAAACATGAAACGTATCCGGGCCAATACGGCCCTGACATCCAGCAGGCCTATGCTCTCGATTTCATCCGGCGCAACAAGGAAAACCCTTTTCTTCTTTACTACCCGATGACCTTGGTACACAAACCCTTCCAGCCTACCCCCGATTCCGCCGACTGGAATCCAAATGGCGATCCATGGCTCAACGACGAAAAATACTTTTCCGACATGATCAACTATATGGATAAACTGGTTGGTCAGTTAATCGCAACCGTGGAACAACTTGGGCTGTCGGAAAATACCCTGATCCTCTTTACCGGAGACAACGGAACCACCCGAACCATCACAACCCGCTGCAACGGCAAGGATATCGCGGGCGGCAAAGGATACACCACTGATGCAGGCACTCACGTTCCGCTGATCGCAAAATGGCAGGGGAAAGCCAATGCAGGTTCTATGATTAATGACCTCGTGGATTTCAGCGATATCTACACCACCATTTGTGATGCATCGAACGTTAAACCGAAAGAGGATGTCACAACCAACCTGGATGGCATCAGCTTTCTTCCTCAGATTCTCGGCATAAAGGGAACCCCGCGAGACCACAGCTATTGCTGGTATATGGAGCGCACAGACTCTTCCGACATTCGGCAGTTTGTCCACAACAACACCTACAAGCTCTATGATACGGGACTTCTGTTCAATAAAGTTCTGGATCCTCTTGAAAAGTCCCCCCTTGCCCCGTCCTCCATGAGCGAAAAAGAACGCGAAATTAAACAGCGTTTTCACATCAAGCTTGAACACTATGCTTCCTTGCGCCCCCCCGAAATTCAGGCTCTGGTCAAACCCATCGCGAAAAAACACAGAAACAAAAAAAAATAA
- a CDS encoding endo-1,4-beta-xylanase, producing the protein MAIFIHPTRVPRKWPASPVKTGWSKQYGNENLKLIYNDNHNTLAGMSHPKESIQLFKTLKHEGIPTDGIGIQCHTKITIDGQHRGCPRC; encoded by the coding sequence ATGGCTATCTTTATTCATCCGACTAGGGTACCACGGAAATGGCCGGCCTCTCCGGTAAAAACTGGCTGGAGCAAACAGTATGGAAACGAAAATCTAAAGCTGATTTACAACGACAATCACAATACCCTGGCCGGAATGAGCCACCCGAAAGAATCCATTCAACTTTTCAAAACACTGAAGCATGAGGGAATTCCGACCGATGGAATCGGGATCCAATGCCATACGAAAATCACTATTGACGGCCAGCATCGCGGATGCCCCCGATGTTAG
- a CDS encoding family 43 glycosylhydrolase yields MDDYCAFSTENMKDWTFHGYTLATEDIPWVDGFFWAPAGIYHDGTYYLYFPIGGGGKTGVVTSKSPTGPWTDPIGGPMDTGTMDPGIFIDDDGQAYMVGSIPKEQLKPQPNCHRTPFIVKMKPDLLGYEGEKRILEPHEYENHTEACWLHKYNGKYYLTHKGRGGLIYSMADSPMGPYTNMGVFMGGIRGNHQAVIEYKGTSYLFFQSRPVSDFQHRRNVSVTKLEYNEDGTIKPVIEPPYDPVKIKNGIDKFGHIPKIEKKKRRKGLKSNSEK; encoded by the coding sequence ATGGATGACTACTGCGCCTTCTCGACCGAAAACATGAAAGACTGGACCTTCCATGGCTACACGCTGGCCACAGAAGATATTCCGTGGGTCGATGGATTTTTCTGGGCCCCGGCCGGAATCTATCACGACGGAACGTACTACCTCTACTTCCCGATCGGAGGCGGAGGAAAAACCGGTGTCGTTACGAGCAAATCCCCCACCGGCCCCTGGACCGATCCGATCGGCGGCCCCATGGATACGGGCACCATGGATCCGGGCATCTTTATTGATGACGATGGGCAAGCTTATATGGTCGGTTCCATTCCGAAAGAACAGCTCAAACCGCAACCGAACTGTCATCGGACTCCGTTTATCGTAAAGATGAAACCCGACCTGCTGGGCTATGAAGGTGAAAAACGTATTCTGGAACCGCACGAATATGAAAACCACACCGAAGCCTGCTGGCTTCACAAATATAACGGGAAATACTACCTGACCCACAAAGGGCGAGGCGGCCTCATCTACAGCATGGCAGACTCTCCGATGGGCCCCTATACGAATATGGGCGTATTCATGGGCGGCATCAGAGGGAATCACCAGGCCGTCATTGAATATAAAGGAACGTCGTATCTCTTCTTTCAGTCCCGCCCCGTTTCCGACTTTCAGCACCGCCGGAATGTCTCCGTTACCAAACTGGAATATAATGAAGATGGAACCATTAAACCGGTAATCGAACCACCGTACGATCCGGTCAAAATCAAAAATGGAATTGATAAGTTTGGACATATTCCAAAAATCGAAAAGAAAAAACGTCGCAAAGGCCTCAAAAGCAATAGCGAAAAATAA
- a CDS encoding DUF1565 domain-containing protein: MNFIKLALVCATSFASAHTSALPLFSDDFESGSLNQWQNVIEGAGTQLNILEQNGNHSAQIVHISGGRSGLGNNKLTGFSETQFEVELDVTIISDSGGNADFVLGRNHYASNTERTYELDLDANSSGIGITDSYRLIINNDVSASLNYDTGRVAAGCVDVFRNGTLIWDDTPLDSVNNIPGSPSLSFGFVINLNEPDITLRADNITLKNFSIPSQSTYYVSPDGNDNNPGTESQPFKTLQHGINQLSAGNTLLVRGGRYNESVIASGLTGSSASPVVIQAYPDEYVFLDGTRPISELATGSWSLASQEFPGTTHIYKIQLNQDIHQLFDDGEMMIPARWPNAFLHDGSIWDREQWARGDDSLDTNGTMVADATIDDNGHDLAASGIDLTGAMGILNVGNWLTATREITSHTSGENTFTYNPVNFTFQPQNHYFYAECKLELLDAEREWFYDIDTGMLYLWSPGGGMPDGDIRGKVLSYAFNISDSQYVRLDGFNFFGAAFRYYRTTHSSVKNCDLNFPSCSKRMLKQVGHPDICMIEHDDDEDPSSCTVYNVTIRNTDSDAFYSEGNSNVLENCMFENIDFSATELRGMMFSVTMQGSNSVARRNTLRQSGASATFSFGRAPIAELNRISHTGFLQSDGSLIQLPVAMQDGAVLRYNWLLDTIKYGQRFDAINPIPTDPSVLGTNGVMHHNVGRNCNGGFMIKGNGHTFAFNTAMGSDIRNDVIIFYEGGSAQSNSIFRNNAVSKMSLHRKNNVLPELDGYDHNWNGYTFDPIQTVNPQLIDPDSFDFRPAAGSDLIDAGIAVPGIPESYLGTAPDIGAYEAGSLIYWIPGYQAPEASAPIPADGALEQPLNRDLIYLIGREGIQAEIYLGTDPAQLAAITTQTNPTNIVNLADLGSPLTSGTTYHWRVDTIKADSSVVTGSVWQFTTEGIAALDLPSYDGFENGWGNWSNTGIQTAISSDPAWASSGSNAVHIKDDEAGSILMLNSSFDASAYSSLTLDFSFIMDSMDPPDEAFIEYFDGTDWLTIYTIGQPHGHINGTNYQESVTVVSNRYAMPVDACFRFRNGGAGPADHMYYDDIHINGSHADNYQNWLAVSGLSESNSNPLADLEPDGMDNFTEYALGGNPTSNDAHALLPVSRIIDLYGEQQMQVVYRRRTDHEERSLNYALSLSTNLIHGNWTPVNASEERTGSAPTGFETVTNHVPISTNQQQFIRLEISEELDEHP; this comes from the coding sequence ATGAATTTCATAAAGCTAGCACTTGTTTGTGCCACTAGTTTTGCATCCGCACATACATCGGCCCTTCCCCTGTTTTCAGATGACTTTGAATCGGGGAGCTTAAATCAGTGGCAGAATGTCATTGAGGGTGCAGGTACCCAACTCAATATCCTAGAACAGAACGGGAACCATTCCGCACAAATCGTACATATCAGCGGAGGGCGAAGCGGCCTGGGCAATAATAAACTAACCGGATTCTCTGAAACGCAGTTTGAAGTGGAACTGGATGTCACCATTATCTCCGACTCTGGGGGAAATGCCGATTTCGTATTGGGTCGGAATCATTATGCCTCTAACACGGAACGGACGTATGAGCTGGACCTCGATGCCAACTCTTCAGGAATTGGAATCACAGATTCCTATCGCCTAATTATCAATAATGATGTCTCCGCAAGCCTGAACTACGACACCGGCCGCGTTGCTGCTGGCTGTGTTGATGTTTTTAGAAACGGAACCCTTATTTGGGATGATACGCCTTTGGATTCGGTAAACAATATTCCCGGCTCCCCTTCCCTCTCTTTCGGGTTTGTTATCAATTTGAACGAACCGGATATTACGCTTCGAGCGGATAACATTACGCTTAAAAATTTCAGTATCCCGTCACAAAGTACCTATTACGTGAGTCCGGATGGAAACGATAACAACCCCGGCACAGAATCGCAGCCCTTTAAAACCTTGCAGCATGGCATCAACCAATTGTCTGCTGGAAATACCTTGCTCGTCCGCGGTGGACGTTATAACGAATCCGTGATAGCAAGCGGCCTGACGGGGTCCTCCGCTTCTCCTGTTGTCATTCAGGCTTATCCCGACGAATATGTTTTTCTGGATGGAACCCGTCCGATCAGTGAGCTGGCAACTGGTTCATGGAGCCTTGCCTCTCAGGAATTTCCCGGCACCACCCACATCTATAAAATTCAACTCAACCAGGATATTCATCAGCTGTTTGATGACGGTGAAATGATGATTCCCGCCCGGTGGCCGAATGCCTTTCTGCACGATGGATCCATTTGGGATCGCGAACAATGGGCCCGGGGGGATGACAGTCTCGACACAAACGGGACGATGGTTGCCGATGCAACGATAGATGACAACGGTCACGATCTGGCCGCTTCCGGCATTGACCTCACAGGCGCCATGGGCATCCTGAATGTCGGTAACTGGTTGACCGCCACCCGCGAAATCACCAGCCATACTTCGGGAGAAAACACCTTCACCTACAATCCCGTTAACTTTACCTTCCAACCCCAGAATCATTATTTCTATGCCGAATGCAAACTCGAGCTGCTCGATGCTGAACGCGAGTGGTTTTACGACATCGATACCGGCATGCTCTACCTCTGGAGTCCCGGGGGCGGCATGCCGGATGGAGATATTCGCGGCAAGGTTTTAAGTTATGCCTTTAATATCAGCGACTCTCAATATGTCCGCCTCGACGGGTTTAATTTTTTCGGCGCCGCCTTCCGCTATTACCGTACGACCCACTCCTCCGTTAAAAACTGCGACCTGAATTTCCCCAGCTGCTCGAAACGGATGCTTAAGCAAGTTGGCCATCCCGACATCTGTATGATTGAACACGACGACGATGAAGACCCATCGTCCTGTACCGTCTACAACGTCACGATCCGCAATACGGATAGCGATGCGTTCTACAGTGAAGGCAATAGTAACGTCCTTGAAAACTGTATGTTCGAGAACATCGACTTCAGCGCCACGGAACTCCGCGGCATGATGTTCAGTGTCACGATGCAAGGCAGCAACAGCGTTGCCCGTCGCAATACACTCCGTCAGTCCGGCGCTTCGGCCACCTTCAGTTTCGGACGCGCGCCCATTGCCGAACTGAACCGCATCTCCCACACGGGCTTTCTGCAAAGCGACGGCTCCCTGATACAGCTACCGGTTGCCATGCAGGATGGTGCCGTACTCCGCTACAACTGGTTGCTCGACACCATTAAATACGGACAGCGTTTCGATGCAATCAACCCCATTCCAACCGATCCATCGGTGCTGGGAACGAATGGAGTCATGCATCACAATGTCGGCCGAAACTGTAACGGAGGATTCATGATCAAAGGAAACGGACATACCTTCGCCTTCAACACGGCCATGGGGTCGGATATCCGCAACGATGTCATCATCTTTTATGAGGGCGGCTCTGCACAGAGCAACTCCATCTTCCGCAACAATGCCGTATCAAAAATGAGCCTGCATCGTAAAAACAACGTCCTGCCCGAGCTCGATGGATACGACCACAACTGGAACGGATACACCTTCGACCCAATCCAAACCGTCAATCCTCAGCTTATAGACCCCGACAGTTTTGATTTCCGGCCCGCCGCCGGTTCCGACCTGATCGATGCCGGTATTGCAGTTCCCGGCATCCCGGAAAGCTATCTGGGCACCGCACCTGACATCGGGGCCTACGAGGCCGGTTCCTTAATCTACTGGATTCCCGGCTATCAGGCTCCCGAAGCCTCCGCACCGATTCCTGCCGATGGTGCACTGGAACAACCGCTCAACCGCGACCTGATCTATCTGATCGGACGGGAAGGTATACAGGCTGAAATCTATCTGGGCACGGACCCCGCGCAACTGGCAGCCATTACCACTCAAACCAATCCGACCAACATTGTTAATCTGGCCGATCTTGGGTCTCCACTTACCTCCGGAACCACCTATCATTGGCGCGTCGACACCATCAAAGCCGATTCATCCGTCGTTACCGGCTCCGTCTGGCAATTCACCACCGAAGGAATAGCCGCGCTTGACCTCCCGTCCTACGATGGCTTTGAAAATGGCTGGGGCAATTGGAGCAATACCGGCATACAAACCGCGATTTCGAGCGATCCGGCATGGGCCAGCTCCGGGTCGAATGCTGTCCACATCAAAGATGATGAGGCCGGCTCCATTCTCATGCTTAATTCCAGTTTCGATGCCTCTGCCTACAGCAGTCTCACACTCGACTTCAGCTTCATTATGGATTCAATGGATCCCCCGGATGAGGCCTTTATAGAATATTTCGACGGAACTGATTGGCTGACGATTTACACTATCGGCCAGCCACACGGTCATATCAACGGAACCAACTATCAAGAATCTGTTACGGTCGTAAGCAACCGATATGCAATGCCTGTCGATGCATGTTTTCGATTCAGAAACGGCGGAGCAGGGCCGGCTGATCATATGTACTATGACGATATTCATATCAACGGAAGCCATGCGGATAACTACCAAAACTGGTTGGCGGTATCCGGGTTGTCGGAATCGAACTCAAATCCCTTGGCAGATCTGGAGCCGGATGGCATGGATAACTTTACAGAATACGCCCTGGGCGGAAATCCAACCAGCAATGATGCTCACGCCCTTCTCCCCGTTTCACGGATAATCGATTTATACGGCGAACAGCAGATGCAGGTGGTGTACCGCCGACGGACTGATCATGAAGAACGCAGCTTAAACTACGCCCTCTCATTATCCACCAACCTGATTCACGGAAACTGGACCCCAGTCAATGCCTCTGAAGAACGAACCGGATCCGCACCAACAGGCTTTGAAACAGTCACCAATCATGTCCCAATCTCAACAAATCAGCAGCAGTTCATCAGATTGGAAATTTCTGAAGAGCTGGATGAACACCCTTAA
- a CDS encoding PEP-CTERM sorting domain-containing protein yields MINTKLIMAIAGAGLTVSVMADLTVWSENFDSEPANIVTTTAITEHYLGGSSATTGFEPGVWIARTSNNLKFNNQNATVSTANNTRGAGIVLAASVFTHGAGTYTLNYDVNLTTFNSLSNRVKILVFEGNGYNSTDSGIHFNTTQGSAADLEFKNYEGTATASLIASTGDLLENGASQSVQFDYSGTGVIALGFQVSALSGSSVKAEFDNLSITIPEPASLGLIAAAGAGIFFVRRRFII; encoded by the coding sequence ATGATCAACACGAAACTCATAATGGCTATTGCAGGCGCTGGTCTAACCGTTAGCGTGATGGCAGACCTAACGGTATGGAGTGAAAACTTCGATTCGGAACCGGCCAATATTGTGACCACTACCGCAATTACCGAACACTATCTTGGTGGCAGTTCCGCAACAACCGGCTTTGAACCGGGAGTATGGATCGCTCGCACATCAAACAACCTGAAATTCAACAATCAAAATGCGACTGTCAGTACCGCCAATAACACTCGTGGAGCAGGCATTGTGCTCGCCGCCAGTGTCTTCACCCACGGGGCAGGAACCTATACCCTGAACTATGATGTTAACCTGACAACCTTCAACAGTTTAAGTAATCGGGTCAAAATCCTCGTATTTGAAGGGAACGGATATAACAGCACAGATTCCGGGATTCATTTTAATACAACCCAGGGATCCGCAGCCGATTTAGAATTCAAAAATTATGAGGGTACAGCCACGGCCAGCCTGATTGCCTCAACAGGAGATCTTCTGGAGAATGGAGCCTCCCAATCCGTTCAATTCGATTATTCAGGGACAGGCGTCATTGCCTTGGGGTTTCAGGTAAGTGCCTTGAGCGGAAGCTCAGTTAAAGCTGAATTCGACAACCTTTCCATCACCATTCCGGAACCGGCCTCACTGGGACTTATCGCCGCCGCCGGCGCTGGTATCTTTTTTGTTCGCCGCCGGTTTATAATTTAG
- a CDS encoding family 43 glycosylhydrolase has product MNATKLLIASLLPGLYAYGIVLDAPFPEGVFRVTSVTKQIILKDQAGTLRLEKEAIKGTSVQWELIATEQQYYLKNLKTGHYLTRCDTNLILSPYQEVDAKWNLTKTERTFTLDDGDASTPQFITLNQSGKLVLSENATKGSQWKFDKVSDPVNHPGNPIIRHIRTADPSAHVWKDGKMWLYTSHDQDDAVNYTTMDGYHAFSSSDLISWTDHGEILHSRDVSWGRDKGGLMFAPSAGYKDGTYYLYFPHMAKGGKGWKVGVATSSKPEGPFVDQGFIKGTDGIDPCCFMDDDGQAYLYWGAAKTGIKMAKLKPNMRELAEEPRMVDYGADDCHEGTFVHKYKGTYYFSYKNKGYAEQGSYAMSKSPYGPFSNNAKFVKKAQGAQIHHSIVEFKGQWYFFNHCGNYDGGHLYKRNSCMNKLFYNPDGTIQTVELIHHEPTAPIKKAPSKKKK; this is encoded by the coding sequence ATGAATGCAACTAAACTTTTGATCGCCAGTTTACTCCCCGGACTTTATGCCTATGGCATTGTGCTCGATGCCCCTTTTCCTGAAGGTGTCTTCCGCGTTACGAGTGTCACTAAACAGATTATCCTCAAGGATCAGGCGGGCACTCTCCGTCTTGAAAAAGAGGCGATAAAAGGGACGTCCGTTCAATGGGAACTCATCGCGACTGAACAACAGTATTATCTGAAGAATCTGAAAACGGGGCACTACCTGACCCGTTGCGATACCAATCTCATACTATCACCCTATCAAGAGGTCGACGCAAAATGGAATCTCACCAAAACGGAACGTACATTTACGCTGGATGATGGAGATGCTTCAACTCCTCAGTTTATTACGCTAAACCAATCGGGAAAACTGGTCCTAAGCGAAAATGCAACCAAAGGATCGCAGTGGAAGTTTGATAAGGTGTCTGATCCTGTCAATCATCCGGGCAATCCAATTATTCGTCATATTCGAACGGCTGATCCTTCGGCGCATGTTTGGAAGGATGGAAAAATGTGGCTCTATACCTCTCACGACCAGGATGATGCCGTGAATTATACCACGATGGATGGTTATCATGCATTTTCGTCAAGTGATCTGATTAGCTGGACTGATCATGGTGAAATTCTTCACTCCCGAGATGTCAGTTGGGGGCGCGATAAAGGTGGCCTTATGTTTGCTCCGTCTGCTGGCTACAAGGACGGAACGTATTACCTCTACTTTCCGCATATGGCCAAGGGAGGAAAAGGATGGAAAGTGGGAGTTGCCACCTCCTCGAAACCGGAAGGCCCCTTTGTGGATCAAGGATTTATTAAAGGAACCGATGGAATTGATCCGTGCTGCTTTATGGATGATGACGGGCAGGCGTATCTCTATTGGGGCGCAGCAAAAACCGGAATTAAAATGGCTAAGCTGAAGCCCAATATGCGCGAACTTGCAGAGGAGCCGCGTATGGTGGATTACGGTGCTGACGACTGTCATGAAGGCACCTTTGTTCATAAATATAAAGGCACCTATTATTTCTCTTATAAGAATAAAGGATATGCAGAGCAGGGCAGTTACGCCATGTCAAAATCTCCTTATGGTCCTTTCTCGAACAATGCCAAATTTGTAAAAAAGGCTCAGGGCGCTCAAATTCATCATTCAATCGTCGAATTTAAAGGGCAATGGTATTTTTTCAACCATTGCGGAAACTATGATGGCGGGCATCTGTATAAGCGAAACAGCTGTATGAATAAACTGTTTTATAACCCGGATGGCACCATCCAGACGGTCGAATTAATCCATCATGAACCCACTGCTCCTATCAAGAAAGCGCCCTCTAAGAAAAAGAAATAG